The Sulfolobus acidocaldarius DSM 639 genome has a window encoding:
- a CDS encoding DUF5808 domain-containing protein encodes MFLVIFPTISALCLIWAGFMAIPYIQPPYMLIGARVTKSFNECLGKKIKRLYAIFSTALFTLSLLISFAMITYVDSLIALLTATIFTSLSQTINYVIFRSYVLRKRGEIQAKDSIRYAVLNHSKAGERYLSLLIIPWILALITFLIGLVYYNKIPSEVIFHIGPGGSVEYAPKTPLNVFLNQLISIIILAIYTMIVFGTRGVMNILNPSYPGKSFRIQQSLRKYIVESLAIMFTGIQLSMSIISFGAWEMININTSLVISLSILFMSIFGGIIYIVYKVTRLRNFERETDVEFSLINDDKYWIGGIFYYNPEDDRIFVPKRAGIGYTLNFGNKKAILLLSVIVSLPILISFLAILLS; translated from the coding sequence ATGTTCTTAGTAATTTTCCCCACTATCTCAGCATTATGTTTAATATGGGCTGGTTTTATGGCTATTCCCTACATACAGCCACCCTACATGTTGATCGGAGCCAGAGTCACCAAATCATTTAATGAATGTCTAGGAAAGAAGATAAAGAGACTATACGCAATTTTCTCTACCGCTTTGTTTACCCTATCTCTATTGATATCGTTTGCCATGATAACCTATGTGGACTCACTCATTGCATTACTTACAGCAACAATATTTACTTCCCTGTCACAGACCATAAATTACGTGATATTTCGAAGTTACGTGTTGAGAAAGAGGGGAGAAATACAGGCGAAAGATAGCATTAGATATGCAGTCTTAAACCACAGTAAAGCGGGGGAGAGATACCTATCACTCCTCATCATTCCGTGGATATTAGCCTTGATCACTTTCCTCATTGGTCTCGTGTACTATAACAAAATACCTTCTGAAGTGATTTTTCACATAGGTCCAGGAGGTTCAGTGGAGTACGCACCTAAAACTCCACTAAACGTATTTCTCAACCAGTTGATATCCATTATCATATTGGCTATTTATACAATGATAGTTTTTGGGACAAGAGGAGTCATGAATATACTTAATCCATCATATCCTGGGAAGAGCTTTAGAATTCAGCAGAGTTTGAGGAAGTACATTGTTGAGAGTCTAGCTATTATGTTCACAGGTATTCAGCTCTCCATGTCAATTATATCGTTTGGAGCCTGGGAAATGATAAATATTAACACTTCGCTTGTTATCTCTCTTTCTATACTCTTCATGAGTATTTTTGGAGGGATTATTTACATAGTGTATAAAGTTACTCGTTTAAGAAACTTTGAAAGAGAGACGGATGTGGAGTTTAGTTTGATCAATGATGATAAGTATTGGATCGGAGGAATTTTCTATTACAATCCTGAAGATGATAGGATCTTTGTGCCAAAGAGAGCAGGTATTGGATACACGTTGAACTTTGGCAATAAGAAAGCCATTCTGTTACTGTCAGTGATAGTAAGCTTGCCTATTCTAATTTCTTTCCTCGCAATACTCCTATCTTAA
- a CDS encoding DUF973 family protein, whose protein sequence is MSIEISGMEKLREGSLFYAILLILILILLPIVFVGTTFAGATVLGLFQQPFSSGQLITSSASIVVGVALLPLGAIISGLIILFSVFLMFYRNSIRGFYAIISSGKSDVKGGVYSLTMILIGGIIIVIGIALLLSSVFSPNLIQVLIDLGAIIGGTGFIITSIGFIILGLDYSNLGRVYSNGGINVSGRMISIAHVLFLASFGVILVTSPTFTTIINGINNLTTNLLGIFIGVLMSSIGYALDIIGFLKLYSNLRVSSVSVPVSQVSSMPQQNVVVQQTNIPQVKQQDNISQPNQQTVTEQPPQNSGTLNRDGTANLIVYSQYPLQILSASLSGVGVITNDVNPNQLKVGVNYVTVNFRTPLSLSQEEKYTISLALSNGQIMSVEVTYKS, encoded by the coding sequence ATGAGTATTGAGATTTCAGGTATGGAGAAATTAAGGGAAGGATCTTTGTTCTATGCCATTTTATTAATTCTGATCTTAATACTACTTCCAATAGTATTCGTGGGAACAACATTTGCTGGTGCTACGGTATTAGGTTTATTTCAACAACCCTTCTCATCAGGACAACTTATTACATCCTCAGCTTCAATCGTGGTAGGAGTAGCACTATTGCCACTTGGAGCAATAATCTCAGGGTTAATAATTCTATTCTCTGTATTCCTAATGTTTTACCGAAATTCAATAAGAGGTTTCTACGCTATAATTTCATCGGGTAAGAGCGATGTGAAAGGGGGAGTCTATTCCTTAACTATGATACTTATAGGCGGAATAATAATCGTAATCGGCATAGCCCTACTGTTATCAAGTGTTTTCTCTCCTAATCTTATTCAAGTATTAATTGATCTTGGAGCTATCATAGGAGGGACCGGTTTTATCATTACTTCTATAGGATTCATTATATTAGGCTTAGATTATAGTAACTTGGGCAGGGTATACTCAAATGGGGGTATAAATGTTTCAGGGAGAATGATTTCGATAGCTCATGTACTATTTCTGGCTAGCTTTGGAGTCATTTTAGTTACATCACCGACTTTTACGACAATCATAAACGGCATTAACAACCTTACAACAAACCTTTTAGGCATATTTATTGGAGTCTTAATGAGTTCAATTGGGTACGCACTTGATATAATAGGATTCCTCAAATTATACTCCAACTTAAGAGTTTCATCAGTGAGTGTTCCTGTTAGTCAAGTGAGTTCCATGCCACAGCAAAATGTAGTAGTTCAACAAACCAACATCCCTCAGGTTAAACAACAGGATAATATTTCCCAGCCGAACCAACAGACAGTCACTGAACAGCCTCCGCAAAACTCTGGAACGTTAAACAGGGACGGAACTGCAAATTTAATAGTTTACTCCCAGTATCCTTTACAGATTTTAAGTGCAAGTTTATCAGGTGTTGGAGTAATTACTAATGATGTAAACCCGAACCAGCTTAAAGTTGGTGTAAATTACGTCACAGTTAACTTCAGGACACCCCTTTCCCTTTCTCAGGAAGAGAAGTATACTATCTCTCTTGCTCTTTCTAACGGACAGATAATGAGCGTTGAAGTGACCTATAAGAGTTAA
- a CDS encoding MFS transporter, producing the protein MRNNTTNVIGAYISWVMDGYDLGAVVITSSILGQLFYPKQLALLAATLPIIFTIISRPLGGFLFGYIGDKLGRRASMLITVLGYSLSIGLTAFLPTYLQIGILASILLSVLRILQGIFIGGDVAGSFTISMESVVKRRGILSGLMQAGVLVGFVIVDSLFTYLASIYGKAFFTTYWRIIFGIGMIPALLAVLIRFKMSEPEMWLKVKGKNPLSGIMDVWQPLIVMIGFWMAIYAGPQFLPVLYGTVMKLNPAYYGQIILYMNVIGIPAMLLAGFLSDYVGRKLLGIIGSVIGIIGGALLYFHLPSTYLLADYTFLFGFLVNLASSISPAYLAERFKTFSRATGVGTAYNGAFIIAGWTQLIISLLSQSINVFIATFSIFAIGWIIAIVGLALGPETNNVNLEKI; encoded by the coding sequence ATGAGGAACAATACCACTAACGTGATCGGTGCATACATATCTTGGGTCATGGATGGTTACGACTTAGGGGCAGTAGTTATTACGTCATCTATATTGGGTCAATTGTTTTACCCTAAACAGTTGGCACTACTGGCTGCAACACTTCCCATAATATTTACTATAATATCAAGACCTCTTGGTGGTTTCCTCTTTGGTTATATAGGTGATAAATTGGGTAGAAGAGCTAGTATGCTCATAACAGTCCTTGGATACTCTTTGTCCATAGGCTTAACTGCATTCTTACCAACTTACCTTCAGATAGGTATTCTCGCTTCAATCCTCCTCTCTGTATTGAGGATACTACAGGGGATCTTTATTGGTGGAGATGTGGCAGGGAGTTTCACAATATCAATGGAAAGTGTAGTGAAGAGGAGGGGGATATTATCAGGACTAATGCAGGCTGGGGTTTTAGTCGGGTTTGTGATAGTTGACTCCCTCTTTACCTATTTAGCGAGTATTTATGGAAAAGCCTTCTTCACCACTTACTGGAGGATCATATTCGGTATTGGGATGATACCGGCTCTTTTGGCTGTTCTAATAAGGTTTAAGATGTCTGAACCTGAGATGTGGTTGAAGGTTAAGGGTAAAAACCCGTTATCAGGTATCATGGACGTTTGGCAACCACTAATAGTTATGATAGGTTTTTGGATGGCAATTTATGCGGGACCACAATTCCTACCTGTCCTTTACGGTACAGTGATGAAGTTAAACCCAGCCTATTATGGGCAAATCATACTGTACATGAATGTCATTGGCATTCCCGCAATGCTTTTAGCAGGGTTTCTGTCAGACTATGTGGGAAGGAAACTTTTAGGTATCATAGGTTCTGTGATAGGGATAATTGGTGGTGCATTACTCTATTTCCACTTACCCTCTACATATCTCCTGGCAGACTACACTTTCCTGTTTGGATTCCTAGTCAACCTAGCCTCGTCAATATCACCTGCATACTTAGCTGAGAGGTTTAAGACCTTCTCAAGGGCTACAGGTGTAGGGACAGCTTATAACGGTGCGTTTATAATAGCAGGCTGGACACAGCTAATTATCTCACTGCTCTCACAAAGTATTAACGTATTCATTGCTACCTTCTCCATATTCGCAATTGGTTGGATAATAGCAATAGTCGGTTTAGCCCTAGGACCTGAGACTAATAATGTGAATTTAGAGAAAATATGA
- the bgaS gene encoding beta-galactosidase BgaS: MLSFPKGFKFGWSQSGFQSEMGTPGSEDPNSDWHVWVHDRENIVSQVVSGDLPENGPGYWGNYKRFHDEAEKIGLNAVRINVEWSRIFPRPLPKPEMQTGTDKENSPVISVDLNESKLREMDNYANHEALSHYRQILEDLRNRGFHIVLNMYHWTLPIWLHDPIRVRRGDFTGPTGWLNSRTVYEFARFSAYVAWKLDDLASEYATMNEPNVVWGAGYAFPRAGFPPNYLSFRLSEIAKWNIIQAHARAYDAIKSVSKKSVGIIYANTSYYPLRPQDNEAVEIAERLNRWSFFDSIIKGEITSEGQNVREDLRNRLDWIGVNYYTRTVVTKAESGYLTLPGYGDRCERNSLSLANLPTSDFGWEFFPEGLYDVLLKYWNRYGLPLYVMENGIADDADYQRPYYLVSHIYQVHRALNEGVDVRGYLHWSLADNYEWSSGFSMRFGLLKVDYLTKRLYWRPSALVYREITRSNGIPEELEHLNRVPPIKPLRH, translated from the coding sequence ATGTTATCATTCCCAAAGGGTTTCAAATTTGGCTGGTCTCAGTCGGGATTCCAGTCTGAAATGGGAACTCCAGGTAGCGAGGATCCGAACAGCGATTGGCACGTCTGGGTTCATGACAGGGAGAACATAGTCTCACAGGTTGTCAGTGGAGATTTACCCGAAAATGGTCCAGGGTACTGGGGGAACTATAAGAGATTTCATGACGAAGCAGAGAAAATAGGACTAAATGCAGTGAGAATTAACGTAGAGTGGAGTAGAATATTTCCCAGACCACTACCCAAGCCTGAAATGCAAACAGGGACTGATAAAGAGAACAGTCCTGTCATTAGCGTAGACTTAAATGAGTCTAAGCTGAGAGAAATGGACAACTACGCTAATCATGAAGCGTTATCACATTACAGGCAAATACTGGAGGATCTAAGAAACAGAGGATTTCACATAGTACTGAACATGTATCATTGGACTTTGCCCATATGGTTGCACGACCCTATCAGAGTGAGGAGAGGAGACTTTACAGGACCAACAGGTTGGTTAAACTCCAGGACAGTTTATGAGTTCGCTAGGTTCTCGGCTTACGTAGCCTGGAAATTAGATGATTTGGCGAGTGAATATGCAACAATGAATGAACCTAACGTGGTTTGGGGAGCAGGTTACGCTTTTCCTAGAGCAGGCTTTCCACCTAATTACCTTAGCTTCAGGCTTTCAGAAATAGCTAAATGGAATATAATTCAGGCTCATGCGAGGGCTTATGACGCCATCAAGAGCGTATCAAAAAAGAGTGTAGGTATAATATATGCAAACACATCATATTACCCACTCAGACCACAAGATAACGAAGCTGTGGAAATAGCAGAGAGATTGAACAGATGGAGTTTCTTTGACTCCATTATAAAGGGAGAGATAACTAGTGAGGGACAAAATGTCAGAGAGGACTTAAGGAACAGGTTAGACTGGATTGGCGTAAACTATTACACGAGGACTGTGGTAACAAAAGCTGAGAGTGGTTATTTAACCCTTCCGGGTTATGGAGATCGTTGTGAAAGGAACTCATTGAGTTTAGCTAACCTCCCTACCAGTGATTTCGGTTGGGAGTTCTTTCCTGAGGGTCTATATGATGTACTTTTGAAGTATTGGAATAGGTATGGGTTACCATTATACGTAATGGAGAACGGTATCGCTGATGACGCTGACTACCAAAGACCGTATTACTTAGTATCACATATCTACCAGGTGCACAGGGCTTTAAACGAGGGAGTAGATGTAAGAGGTTATCTTCATTGGTCTTTGGCAGATAATTATGAGTGGTCGTCAGGTTTTTCAATGAGGTTCGGTCTACTTAAGGTAGATTATCTAACAAAGAGATTGTACTGGAGACCTTCTGCATTAGTTTACAGGGAGATTACTAGGAGTAACGGTATTCCTGAGGAGCTGGAACATCTAAACAGAGTACCACCAATAAAACCTTTGAGACATTAA
- a CDS encoding DUF973 family protein, with amino-acid sequence MSKMGVESPDIMEVSRIRVAMILFIVSSILTVVSLFGSFSYIFSLASSSVLNVPLIISVIISGLAVGGSIIYIISLIMMRRGFKRLREYGRDVGIGSAGSLVVLIGSIISIVSYILAIVIFVIFLTSASYSLNISTYYTLLSGLGASYIIYLISLLIVVIGQILLGIGFYKLGSVYNDSTTEIGGILIAIYILSFIGAILAVIGTGNILSKLRAGFVPQPKSYSYSQYPTQYPGYPPPNVPQVPMQPAVQNAIKSNGVAIVSVFTNYQVAAVSAQILGTNFSTTSISPNVLNPGTNVLTINFNTPLNLTVGITYVIRISLSNNTFIDVNAVYQV; translated from the coding sequence ATGAGTAAAATGGGAGTTGAAAGTCCAGATATTATGGAAGTATCTAGAATAAGAGTAGCAATGATTTTGTTTATAGTCTCATCTATACTAACGGTAGTATCACTATTTGGATCTTTTAGTTACATTTTTTCACTGGCTAGTTCATCGGTGTTAAATGTACCATTAATAATCTCAGTGATCATAAGTGGTTTGGCAGTTGGAGGGAGTATTATATACATTATATCACTCATCATGATGAGAAGAGGTTTTAAAAGATTGAGAGAATATGGGAGAGATGTAGGAATTGGCTCCGCTGGCTCTCTAGTAGTACTTATTGGTAGTATAATTTCAATTGTTTCTTATATACTAGCCATTGTGATATTTGTAATCTTCTTAACCAGTGCCTCTTATTCCCTTAACATTAGCACATACTATACATTGTTAAGTGGGTTAGGTGCATCTTATATAATATACTTAATTTCTCTTCTAATAGTAGTAATTGGTCAAATATTGTTGGGCATAGGGTTCTACAAATTGGGAAGTGTTTATAATGACTCAACAACGGAAATAGGGGGGATATTGATAGCTATTTACATTTTATCTTTTATAGGCGCAATATTGGCGGTCATTGGCACAGGCAACATACTGAGTAAACTGCGAGCGGGTTTTGTTCCTCAACCAAAATCATACTCTTACTCTCAATACCCAACGCAGTATCCTGGTTATCCCCCACCAAACGTTCCTCAGGTTCCTATGCAGCCAGCTGTACAGAATGCTATAAAAAGTAATGGAGTTGCGATTGTCTCAGTCTTCACGAACTATCAGGTAGCTGCGGTTTCAGCTCAGATATTAGGAACTAACTTCTCGACAACTTCGATCTCTCCAAATGTCTTAAATCCTGGCACTAACGTTCTTACAATCAACTTTAACACTCCTCTTAACTTGACAGTAGGAATTACTTACGTAATAAGGATATCATTATCTAACAATACTTTCATCGACGTTAACGCAGTATATCAAGTGTAA
- a CDS encoding GH12 family glycosyl hydrolase domain-containing protein produces MKIRLLILLSAIFLIIFITIIVFIVLLPNYSKNDCIITLGNTYGGEFSILGKYQSDSTYAIGMVYSKNASLFVSPFLWNLKTALGYTNLTYRGNTLVVNVNFTNFEKINSNLQVDGYPGVMYGQEDWFPFAGRTLMPSCFVLPVKVISLPNFNSTLSYKINDNRGIIDDFSYDIWLTQNPNTTYIQFPDVEIMIWLYHNETLSDYFVKAGVMSVNIMVNGTVIQDDFTVYILPHTGSSNGWIGVYYISQLELSAGNITVPMSTLIKDSFNYIRGVFPDLQTSAYYLNAIQVGMEFNDINGVVNVGYTLYNWTITI; encoded by the coding sequence ATGAAAATTAGGTTGCTCATACTACTATCAGCTATTTTTCTCATAATATTTATAACTATAATTGTCTTTATAGTACTATTACCCAATTATTCAAAAAATGACTGTATCATAACACTAGGTAACACTTACGGCGGAGAGTTTTCCATCCTAGGTAAGTATCAGAGCGATAGTACTTACGCTATAGGGATGGTGTATTCTAAGAACGCTTCACTATTTGTCTCACCTTTTTTGTGGAACTTGAAGACTGCTCTAGGTTACACTAATCTCACTTACAGAGGTAACACTTTGGTGGTAAATGTTAACTTCACTAATTTTGAAAAGATAAACTCGAATTTGCAAGTCGACGGCTATCCCGGGGTGATGTATGGTCAGGAAGATTGGTTTCCTTTTGCAGGGAGGACTTTGATGCCTTCATGTTTTGTGCTTCCTGTGAAGGTTATTAGTTTACCTAACTTTAACTCAACATTATCATATAAGATAAACGACAATAGAGGGATCATAGACGACTTCTCTTACGACATATGGTTGACCCAAAACCCAAACACTACATATATCCAATTCCCTGACGTGGAGATAATGATATGGCTATATCACAACGAGACGTTATCTGACTATTTTGTTAAAGCTGGCGTTATGAGCGTAAATATTATGGTTAATGGAACTGTAATTCAAGACGATTTCACAGTGTATATTTTACCTCACACAGGATCATCGAACGGTTGGATTGGAGTTTATTACATAAGTCAACTAGAATTATCAGCAGGAAATATTACTGTCCCAATGTCGACATTAATAAAAGATTCATTTAATTATATTAGAGGCGTATTTCCTGACTTACAGACCTCAGCGTATTATTTAAATGCAATTCAAGTAGGAATGGAATTTAATGATATAAATGGAGTAGTGAACGTTGGTTACACACTGTATAACTGGACTATAACAATCTAG
- a CDS encoding GntR family transcriptional regulator: MTSIIKIDLESKTPIYKQIADQIIELIAKGELKPGDKLPSIRELASMLGVNMLTVNKAYNYLVDEGFIVVQKRRYVVKSEVRDESWRNMLRVIIYRALASNMSKDEIVNEINRVVSEVNSK; encoded by the coding sequence ATGACAAGTATAATAAAAATCGACCTAGAGTCCAAGACTCCCATCTACAAACAGATAGCTGACCAGATTATCGAGTTAATAGCCAAAGGTGAGTTGAAGCCAGGCGATAAATTACCCTCTATAAGAGAGTTAGCATCAATGCTCGGTGTCAACATGTTAACTGTAAACAAGGCTTATAACTACCTGGTTGACGAAGGTTTCATAGTAGTGCAGAAGAGAAGATATGTGGTAAAAAGTGAAGTGAGAGATGAGAGTTGGAGAAACATGCTTCGGGTTATAATTTACAGAGCTCTCGCATCAAACATGAGCAAGGATGAAATAGTGAATGAGATCAACAGAGTAGTTAGCGAGGTGAATAGCAAGTGA
- a CDS encoding PKD domain-containing protein → MFKTVILIIYLILLILSSSNYYLIPELQANCKPPTLMLNTPEINGTIVTINGITLPGGSNYSITSITWSWGDGNVSTSWFTATHAYSENGTYTIVATTHQSDGQNASASVTVTLTSPYYNPISKASPPVIQPDAEPSNKYPISLQYSPYRGVQPNQYIQIYQSVPNGPLGLSFGVYNGTLDVTIYQGSVLLYNGSIEGPPFNYIVTSRTLSYSYVDFVSNGQQLKIILNNPGSTVALFAYNLYNAPITNFTASLITLPPQFAVNIGPSTTPPNNTGMSLILKAPIYPGPDPFAIWIGEGFYNSTNFWWAQVGFNDWYEKYDNISHAGWGIFSNYFGSPGGTDFNYPLVPGDIYNFTMAYVGNGDWAFLVNGTPIIEPGLPGYIHTGTTYANGGEDFGIETLTAFTSSYNITNLVEVPSMMLFKVNGTWVEPNGLDFIVNGIGENWWNGNATSASSIPFWGIEGHLQNQSIPTDSLLIQDGLSAVVATPAEGFYPLYGTYQAPGFIPYVGGSNYGPTLVKVRVVNGTLSLYSLTRTYVSVAFINSNGIILQQLSLRLHANSTATVTIPSLSETDKNGNGVYGVMIYASTLYLTGTQKLYNQQIYIPLHVPPTIKLNGNVFNPGEKLLLSGKAIPDSEVDIKLINPYGETVIEKLVNTSPSGLYNTTLISFPLSLNSTFPYGTYKIEVNDGLVSSYTNISFEPLMYALTFVEQGLPQNSMWSVTLNGSTRTTNSSSITFYVTKGDYYYLVSNVSYSTNYTVGYTPQVQKGYIELDNNSTVRVLFIPLLFKPILNLSFLSNGSVVKRLIQDNNYTLQIITKNLGNASENVELTISITLNAKYMLNGVEYNFTLSQNGVKLVKLPIKFNMSGNMALNVSLNWLNSEGKVTFVSAFMQETIYTEENNQTNTSITQTNTHTNTTTSTTISSSTDLTSQTNSSTFQGSHSKTFSYNIYIIGVALVVVIVLLIALLLRRR, encoded by the coding sequence ATGTTCAAAACAGTAATATTAATAATTTATCTAATACTACTCATTCTATCCTCATCTAATTACTATTTGATACCTGAATTACAGGCAAACTGTAAACCTCCAACTCTAATGTTAAATACGCCGGAGATCAACGGCACAATAGTAACTATAAATGGAATAACCCTTCCAGGAGGGAGTAATTACTCAATAACCTCAATTACCTGGTCTTGGGGCGATGGAAACGTTAGCACTAGCTGGTTCACAGCAACTCATGCATACTCTGAAAACGGTACATATACGATAGTTGCAACAACGCATCAGTCGGATGGGCAAAATGCATCAGCCTCGGTCACAGTAACACTCACTTCACCTTACTACAATCCAATATCAAAGGCATCTCCACCTGTAATACAACCTGACGCAGAACCATCTAATAAGTACCCAATCTCCTTGCAATACTCCCCTTATAGAGGAGTTCAACCAAACCAATACATTCAGATATATCAGTCTGTGCCCAATGGACCTCTGGGACTAAGTTTTGGTGTTTATAATGGCACCCTTGATGTGACCATATACCAGGGCTCGGTGCTATTGTACAACGGAAGCATAGAGGGGCCTCCTTTCAATTATATAGTGACATCAAGGACATTAAGTTATAGCTACGTGGACTTCGTATCAAATGGGCAACAACTAAAGATAATTCTCAATAATCCTGGCTCCACAGTTGCTCTTTTTGCATATAACCTATATAACGCTCCAATTACAAATTTTACTGCATCACTAATAACATTACCACCTCAATTTGCGGTGAATATAGGTCCGTCCACAACTCCTCCAAATAATACAGGGATGTCCCTCATTTTGAAGGCACCAATTTACCCAGGACCAGATCCTTTTGCTATTTGGATTGGAGAGGGATTTTACAACTCTACAAATTTCTGGTGGGCACAGGTTGGTTTTAATGATTGGTATGAAAAATATGATAACATATCCCACGCGGGTTGGGGTATATTTTCCAATTATTTTGGTAGCCCTGGAGGAACAGACTTTAACTACCCTCTAGTTCCTGGTGACATATATAACTTCACAATGGCGTATGTAGGTAATGGGGATTGGGCTTTCCTAGTTAATGGAACCCCGATTATAGAACCTGGACTACCGGGTTATATACATACTGGGACTACATATGCTAACGGTGGTGAAGACTTCGGCATAGAAACCTTAACCGCTTTTACATCTAGTTACAACATAACAAATTTAGTTGAAGTTCCATCGATGATGCTCTTCAAAGTTAATGGAACTTGGGTTGAGCCAAATGGACTTGACTTTATTGTGAATGGGATTGGTGAGAACTGGTGGAACGGGAACGCCACATCAGCGAGTTCCATACCTTTCTGGGGCATTGAAGGACATTTGCAAAACCAGAGCATACCCACTGACTCACTGTTAATTCAAGATGGTCTATCTGCTGTAGTCGCTACCCCTGCAGAGGGATTTTATCCTTTATACGGTACATATCAAGCACCTGGTTTTATACCTTATGTTGGAGGTAGTAATTACGGTCCAACACTAGTTAAGGTAAGAGTAGTTAATGGGACTTTAAGTCTTTACTCTCTGACCAGAACTTACGTTTCAGTAGCATTCATCAACTCAAATGGTATAATCCTTCAGCAACTCTCATTAAGACTACATGCAAATTCTACAGCAACAGTCACCATCCCATCACTTTCTGAAACAGACAAAAACGGTAATGGGGTCTATGGGGTGATGATCTACGCCAGTACGTTGTATTTGACAGGAACCCAAAAATTGTATAACCAACAAATCTATATACCACTACATGTGCCTCCGACCATCAAATTAAATGGAAATGTGTTCAATCCAGGCGAGAAATTATTGTTAAGCGGAAAGGCTATACCAGACTCAGAAGTTGATATAAAGTTGATTAACCCATACGGTGAAACGGTTATCGAGAAGTTAGTTAATACTTCCCCCTCTGGACTTTATAATACTACTCTGATTTCTTTCCCGCTATCTCTCAACAGTACTTTCCCATACGGCACTTATAAGATAGAGGTTAATGACGGTTTAGTCTCCTCCTACACAAACATTAGTTTTGAGCCATTAATGTATGCCTTGACTTTCGTTGAACAGGGTCTTCCACAGAACTCCATGTGGTCAGTGACCCTTAACGGTAGTACTAGGACAACCAACTCCTCTTCAATCACATTCTACGTTACAAAGGGCGACTATTATTATTTAGTATCAAACGTCAGCTACAGCACTAACTACACAGTAGGCTACACTCCTCAAGTCCAAAAAGGCTATATAGAACTTGACAACAACTCTACGGTGAGGGTGCTATTTATCCCTCTGTTGTTTAAGCCCATACTTAACTTATCCTTCTTGTCCAATGGCTCTGTGGTAAAAAGACTAATACAGGATAATAATTATACTCTTCAGATAATAACAAAGAATTTGGGTAATGCATCAGAGAACGTAGAGCTGACTATATCGATAACCCTAAATGCAAAATATATGCTTAATGGAGTTGAGTATAATTTCACTCTGAGTCAAAATGGGGTGAAGCTGGTGAAGCTCCCAATAAAATTTAATATGAGTGGAAATATGGCTTTGAACGTCTCCTTGAATTGGCTGAACAGTGAAGGAAAAGTGACCTTCGTATCTGCCTTTATGCAAGAAACTATTTATACTGAAGAGAATAACCAGACAAATACGTCTATTACTCAGACAAATACTCACACAAACACTACTACCTCAACAACGATTTCTTCATCTACAGATCTAACAAGTCAAACTAACTCCAGTACGTTCCAGGGATCTCACTCTAAGACATTCTCTTACAACATCTATATTATAGGCGTGGCTTTAGTAGTGGTTATTGTTCTACTCATTGCTTTACTTTTAAGAAGGAGATGA